In Microbacterium binotii, one DNA window encodes the following:
- a CDS encoding methyltransferase produces the protein MSTTEALWVAYGSTGVVGSIRKDAGEYVVTMSGADDHLGSYPSMEIAKGALRAQLKPGSAWPEFRQH, from the coding sequence ATGAGCACGACCGAAGCGCTATGGGTGGCCTACGGGAGCACCGGTGTGGTGGGCAGCATTCGCAAGGACGCCGGGGAGTATGTCGTCACGATGAGCGGTGCGGACGACCATCTCGGAAGCTATCCGAGCATGGAGATCGCGAAGGGCGCGCTGCGCGCGCAACTCAAGCCCGGCTCGGCGTGGCCGGAGTTCCGTCAGCACTGA
- a CDS encoding YczE/YyaS/YitT family protein yields MTTRLIRLVVGLAIYGAGEALIVRAGLGVDPWTVLAQGISLHTGWGIGWIVNLLGVAVMLAWIPLRQRPGVGTLANILLLGTSMQVVLDVVPDADGIPAQILVLLGGIVLVAFATGLYISAGLGPGPRDGLMTGLHTRFGIPIWIARGSIELTVLAGGWLLGGSVGVGTVAFALLIGPLVHRALPLLARRPRVTHSPISADGTPATPSRA; encoded by the coding sequence ATGACCACACGACTGATCCGCCTCGTCGTCGGCTTGGCGATCTACGGCGCCGGCGAGGCGCTCATCGTTCGCGCAGGACTCGGCGTGGATCCCTGGACCGTCCTCGCCCAGGGCATCTCGCTGCACACCGGGTGGGGCATCGGCTGGATCGTGAATCTCCTGGGGGTGGCCGTGATGCTGGCCTGGATCCCGCTGCGCCAACGACCCGGCGTCGGAACTCTGGCCAACATCCTCCTGCTGGGGACGAGCATGCAGGTGGTGCTGGATGTCGTTCCCGACGCCGACGGGATCCCCGCCCAGATCCTGGTGCTCCTCGGCGGCATCGTCCTGGTCGCCTTCGCCACCGGCCTCTACATCAGCGCCGGGCTCGGACCCGGCCCGCGCGACGGACTGATGACAGGGCTCCACACCCGCTTCGGCATCCCCATCTGGATCGCGCGCGGCAGCATCGAGCTGACGGTCCTCGCTGGCGGCTGGCTGCTCGGCGGCTCCGTGGGCGTCGGAACCGTCGCGTTCGCGCTCCTCATCGGACCGCTCGTGCACCGCGCCCTGCCGCTGCTGGCGCGACGACCCCGCGTGACGCACTCGCCGATCAGTGCTGACGGAACTCCGGCCACGCCGAGCCGGGCTTGA
- a CDS encoding PLP-dependent aminotransferase family protein produces MDSRVSARALTARLGGWRTSEPAYEALADGIRLLCLDNRLPAGTALPAERELAAVLGVSRTTVAAAYRSLRDSGHIRSLRGSGSVTQGAPQRAATRTVSDPRAIDLQQASPAAWPGLAGVFAEAATQAPALLARPGYDVVGREELRAALADRYTRRGIPTTSAQILITSGAQSALHLLATVLVRRGDRALIESPTYPHAAEALRSAGARLVSVPVTPDEGWDLDRAEQVFARVRPTLAYLMPDFQNPTGRSMTGGERELFATMAERVGTTLIIDETTADLDIDRAIDPPPFGAERQDDQIVRVGSFGKTVWGGLRVGWVRAEEQLIRRLIAARFPIELGTPDWEQHVATLLLPHLPQVIAQRAHLLRTGRDAVGAALAAQLPEWNVPAVDGGVALWVELDRPFSSALVLAARAEGVLLSAGPRFGVDGGFEKNLRIPFTASASDLERAVDGIARAWRRTTEGATALREGALDAVV; encoded by the coding sequence ATGGACTCCCGAGTGAGCGCGCGTGCGCTGACAGCCCGACTGGGTGGATGGCGCACGAGCGAACCCGCGTATGAAGCCCTCGCGGACGGGATCCGCCTCCTCTGTCTCGACAACAGGCTCCCCGCCGGGACCGCGCTGCCGGCGGAACGGGAACTCGCCGCCGTGCTCGGTGTCAGCCGTACGACGGTTGCCGCCGCCTACCGGAGTCTGCGCGACAGCGGCCACATCCGCAGCCTGCGCGGTTCGGGAAGCGTCACGCAGGGCGCTCCGCAGCGCGCGGCCACCAGAACGGTCTCCGACCCTCGCGCCATCGACCTCCAGCAGGCGAGCCCCGCGGCGTGGCCCGGTCTCGCCGGCGTGTTCGCCGAGGCCGCCACGCAGGCGCCGGCGCTCCTGGCGCGCCCCGGCTACGACGTGGTCGGACGCGAAGAACTGCGCGCCGCCTTGGCCGACCGGTACACGCGACGTGGCATCCCGACCACGTCGGCCCAGATCCTCATCACGAGCGGGGCGCAGAGCGCCCTCCACCTGTTGGCGACCGTGCTCGTGCGCCGCGGTGATCGAGCGCTCATCGAGAGTCCGACGTATCCGCACGCCGCCGAGGCGCTGCGTTCTGCCGGCGCGAGACTGGTGAGCGTTCCGGTCACCCCGGATGAGGGGTGGGATCTGGATCGCGCCGAGCAGGTGTTCGCTCGTGTACGCCCCACACTCGCGTACCTGATGCCGGACTTCCAGAATCCGACCGGGCGCTCGATGACCGGGGGCGAACGCGAGCTGTTCGCGACGATGGCGGAGCGTGTGGGAACGACACTCATCATCGACGAGACGACGGCCGATCTCGACATCGACCGGGCGATCGACCCGCCGCCGTTCGGGGCGGAGCGCCAGGACGATCAGATCGTGCGTGTCGGTTCGTTCGGGAAGACGGTCTGGGGCGGTCTGCGCGTCGGATGGGTTCGGGCCGAGGAACAGCTCATCCGTCGGCTCATCGCTGCCCGCTTTCCGATCGAACTCGGCACCCCCGACTGGGAACAGCACGTCGCGACGCTTCTCCTGCCGCATCTTCCCCAGGTGATCGCGCAGCGGGCGCACCTTCTGCGGACGGGACGTGACGCGGTCGGCGCGGCGCTGGCGGCGCAGTTGCCCGAGTGGAACGTCCCCGCGGTCGACGGCGGAGTGGCGCTCTGGGTGGAGCTCGATCGACCGTTCAGCAGCGCGCTCGTGCTCGCCGCGCGTGCGGAGGGCGTCCTCCTGTCCGCGGGGCCCCGGTTCGGGGTGGATGGGGGATTCGAGAAGAACCTGCGCATCCCCTTCACGGCATCCGCGTCCGATCTCGAGCGCGCCGTCGACGGGATCGCTCGTGCGTGGCGGCGGACCACCGAGGGAGCGACAGCGCTCAGAGAGGGTGCGCTGGACGCGGTCGTGTGA
- the ssb gene encoding single-stranded DNA-binding protein produces the protein MKERITIVGNVAATPELRRMPSGDAVVSFRVGVTERRQDRQTSQWVDGKTSWYRVSAYRGLAENVHRSIGSGERVFVSGRFSLQEWETDTKKGVSAEIEAEAVGHDLRWGTTVYTRTAARSEDSAGHDASHPAGPVDDDGWAAPGAVGEEARVGATPF, from the coding sequence ATGAAGGAACGCATCACGATCGTCGGGAACGTTGCCGCGACCCCCGAGCTGCGGCGCATGCCCTCCGGCGACGCGGTCGTCAGCTTCCGCGTCGGCGTGACGGAGCGTCGTCAGGACAGGCAGACCTCGCAGTGGGTCGACGGGAAGACGAGCTGGTATCGCGTGAGCGCCTACCGGGGACTGGCGGAGAACGTCCACCGCTCGATCGGATCGGGCGAGAGGGTCTTCGTGAGCGGTCGCTTCTCGTTGCAGGAATGGGAGACCGACACGAAGAAGGGTGTCTCGGCGGAGATCGAGGCGGAGGCGGTGGGCCATGACCTGCGCTGGGGCACGACCGTCTACACGCGTACCGCCGCGCGGTCGGAGGACTCGGCCGGGCACGACGCAAGCCACCCCGCGGGCCCGGTCGACGACGACGGATGGGCCGCGCCCGGTGCAGTCGGCGAAGAGGCGCGCGTCGGAGCGACGCCGTTCTGA
- a CDS encoding DUF6993 domain-containing protein: MTPPRAVRLSALVLVAAAGSVVLAACTPSPEPSPTVSVSTPIATTPAPSPAPTLVPEGSAEDNLPLFTSVVDAVWAGPDQVAGRAYIDALTAAGFDKAAMQVTPDQSTVNNPAESIQFSVRWGDECLIGQVGPATREAVTVVEPILSDGTCLIGRTRAIDW, translated from the coding sequence GTGACCCCGCCCCGCGCCGTCCGACTGTCCGCTCTCGTCCTCGTGGCCGCGGCCGGCTCCGTGGTGCTGGCGGCGTGCACGCCGTCACCCGAACCGAGCCCGACCGTCTCGGTGTCGACACCCATCGCCACGACGCCGGCTCCGAGCCCGGCGCCGACACTTGTCCCGGAGGGTTCGGCCGAGGACAACCTGCCGCTGTTCACGAGCGTGGTGGATGCGGTGTGGGCCGGCCCCGATCAGGTCGCGGGGCGCGCCTACATCGATGCGCTCACGGCGGCGGGCTTCGACAAGGCAGCGATGCAGGTCACCCCTGATCAGTCCACGGTGAACAACCCCGCCGAGAGCATCCAGTTCTCGGTGCGATGGGGCGACGAGTGCTTGATCGGGCAGGTGGGACCTGCCACGCGTGAGGCTGTCACCGTTGTGGAGCCGATCCTTTCCGACGGCACGTGTCTGATCGGTCGCACCCGCGCCATCGACTGGTAG